The following are from one region of the Chitinivibrionales bacterium genome:
- a CDS encoding serine/threonine-protein kinase — MAATIDPGSVEFRMEDSSIIGTPLVSFETWIPEGYFAEGGMSRLYIAKHKLIPDFKAIVKFLGNDDVVKQLGNCNGPLDESNFRKERIGRFLREAETMAKLPYCKNIIQLYDSGTTQKNQLYFVMEYIRGQSLADTINVHEEGLLPEEVCAIQIQMHDALDVAHKHDIVHRDIKPDNILIDINGIVVLTDFGVSHIQSLSGKTLLTKADDSFIGTPYYTSKLNLDRPRIDINPEKTKIFEEANDKYCILNDRKYRVSEDKDRLTDAPAHYYIEIVPEQADISSLNGPVLFTELTGQNYFESKIITSANFAVKLIQTEAKDLYINRSGTGLNSSKGLTELNPANEKLFNKIIERSWQAEVEAVAEVLALKGYYEAVFRSHKGRLQRELGRQPTVEEAVKNLYRRTQDICSERCRRYARHFMDDASFEKMFADKGGKKLTQVILSLCKIGGKGSAPVEELLSSVEKRLNGVFKTDKVSDMAAHASLLSFFHQVYTGIKKIYPRYKAKADELESILMGLDARLGVSAYD, encoded by the coding sequence ATGGCAGCGACGATAGATCCCGGCAGCGTGGAATTCAGGATGGAGGACTCTTCCATAATCGGAACCCCATTGGTTTCTTTTGAAACATGGATCCCCGAAGGGTACTTTGCGGAAGGAGGCATGAGCAGGCTTTACATCGCGAAGCACAAACTCATTCCGGATTTCAAGGCGATCGTGAAGTTCCTCGGCAACGACGACGTGGTGAAACAGCTCGGGAACTGCAACGGCCCGCTCGATGAAAGCAATTTCAGAAAGGAGCGTATCGGAAGGTTTCTCAGGGAAGCCGAGACCATGGCCAAGCTGCCGTACTGCAAAAACATCATCCAGCTTTACGATTCCGGAACAACGCAGAAGAACCAGCTGTACTTCGTGATGGAATACATCCGCGGCCAGAGCCTGGCCGACACCATCAATGTCCACGAGGAAGGCCTTTTGCCGGAGGAGGTGTGCGCCATCCAGATCCAGATGCACGACGCGCTGGATGTCGCGCACAAGCACGACATCGTGCACCGTGACATAAAACCCGATAACATTCTCATCGACATCAACGGCATCGTGGTGCTCACCGATTTCGGCGTTTCCCACATCCAGAGCCTGAGCGGAAAGACGCTGCTCACCAAAGCCGACGATTCGTTCATCGGCACGCCGTACTATACCAGCAAGCTCAATCTCGACCGTCCCCGCATCGACATCAATCCCGAAAAAACGAAAATCTTCGAAGAGGCGAATGACAAATACTGCATCCTGAACGACCGGAAATACCGGGTGAGCGAGGACAAGGACCGCTTGACGGACGCGCCCGCCCACTACTACATCGAAATAGTCCCGGAACAGGCCGATATTTCCTCCCTCAACGGCCCGGTGCTTTTCACGGAGCTCACGGGACAAAATTATTTCGAGAGCAAAATCATAACGTCGGCGAATTTCGCGGTCAAGCTGATCCAGACCGAGGCGAAGGATCTTTACATAAACAGGTCCGGCACCGGGCTCAACAGCTCGAAGGGGTTGACGGAACTCAATCCCGCCAACGAGAAACTGTTCAATAAAATCATAGAACGTTCATGGCAGGCCGAGGTCGAGGCCGTCGCGGAGGTGCTGGCGCTGAAAGGGTATTATGAGGCCGTTTTCAGGAGCCACAAGGGAAGATTGCAGCGGGAGCTGGGCAGGCAGCCGACGGTGGAGGAGGCGGTGAAGAACCTCTACCGGCGGACCCAGGACATCTGCTCCGAACGCTGCAGGAGATATGCGCGGCATTTCATGGACGACGCGTCGTTTGAAAAAATGTTCGCCGACAAGGGAGGAAAAAAACTGACCCAGGTCATCCTGTCGCTCTGCAAGATCGGGGGCAAGGGCAGCGCGCCCGTTGAAGAGCTTTTGTCAAGTGTCGAAAAACGCCTGAACGGCGTATTCAAGACTGACAAAGTCTCCGACATGGCCGCCCACGCCTCCCTGCTGAGTTTTTTCCACCAGGTGTACACCGGCATCAAAAAAATCTATCCCCGCTACAAGGCCAAGGCCGACGAGCTGGAATCGATACTCATGGGCCTTGACGCGCGGCTGGGGGTGTCCGCCTATGACTGA
- a CDS encoding serine/threonine-protein kinase, which translates to MTDIYSGIAMIQNGITPADSAVRTLVTKEVVPGEVYMGKRVFGKESQDVVIETGTYDSEQRLGNILKTILSKREKAKELRNIAFNSFYYDASHRIYIVSISPNATLKDVLTKCPFSLQEKGFLALDVCNEVKKIHDSFDVHNGLSLERVLVSDRDLIILTNYFNSIPPSVGGLLPEELVDLGKGASGFFPRTRYQRESVDVFETALMVYEMLTGKKPGFSKEYKLTDAEQRVLGQTLRTAPDSFGKCFAPFHAIGFNVRKAGDYFAVVPRLFSALAASAALCMNYLLEDVSKNKLKDYLAAALDKTKLEENFGAADCVKSSGGKSGKKYVFPFVTKNAGAWFTKNGGRYNYVPLAGNFFGFIKKPEERVHCPALDELIKRLGVFRKKRGPDYYGRIHDLMSGKKGKNILNEMTELHLRQRLEQVGRERMSRLRKAAIAVTTAALTIALLVAGYLQYASRALTAEQSAKAEAAAAGPSQKKDTVAAVAPAAPAPKSGRYIKREDARTYTVPQYRSARIDVRYLKFAVLDSLDASTHISPDTLPFFKVTSLDRKFIVDYPNKLLLSVKGQKLKPGPHPVKIEASNPECKPLATTIAIMVTQSQPSAPPVQAPVPPQVVQPAAPPQAIRPTASVLCGGVYKLEHIEKGDELDDVWHTEKEKFVDEGGTIYVYRQGAKEIITANPKPGTHLYFTKEYLLSKPMPVLVTNGDLISHDRGLLEKCLKSKK; encoded by the coding sequence ATGACTGACATCTATTCCGGCATCGCGATGATACAGAACGGCATCACGCCCGCCGACAGCGCGGTGCGAACGCTGGTGACCAAGGAGGTCGTGCCCGGTGAGGTGTACATGGGGAAGCGCGTTTTCGGCAAGGAGAGCCAGGATGTCGTCATTGAAACCGGAACGTACGATTCGGAACAGCGCCTCGGCAACATTCTGAAAACGATATTGTCAAAAAGGGAAAAGGCGAAGGAATTGCGGAACATCGCCTTCAACTCCTTTTATTACGACGCCTCGCACCGGATCTACATCGTCAGCATTTCCCCGAATGCGACATTGAAGGACGTGCTCACAAAATGCCCGTTTTCCCTCCAGGAAAAAGGGTTCCTCGCGCTCGACGTGTGCAACGAGGTGAAAAAAATCCACGACTCCTTTGACGTCCACAACGGGCTGTCGCTCGAACGGGTCCTGGTGAGCGACCGGGACCTTATTATCCTGACGAATTACTTCAACAGCATACCTCCGTCGGTTGGCGGGCTTCTTCCCGAAGAACTCGTTGATCTCGGCAAAGGCGCGAGCGGCTTTTTTCCCCGCACGAGATACCAACGGGAATCCGTCGACGTTTTTGAGACCGCGCTGATGGTGTACGAGATGCTCACGGGGAAAAAACCGGGCTTCTCCAAGGAATACAAATTGACCGATGCGGAGCAGCGCGTTCTGGGGCAGACGCTGAGGACCGCGCCCGATTCGTTCGGCAAATGCTTCGCCCCCTTTCATGCGATCGGCTTCAACGTGAGAAAGGCGGGGGATTATTTCGCCGTTGTTCCGAGGCTGTTTTCCGCCCTGGCCGCCAGCGCGGCGCTATGCATGAACTATCTCTTGGAGGACGTGTCCAAGAACAAATTGAAGGACTATCTGGCCGCGGCGCTTGACAAAACAAAACTTGAGGAAAATTTCGGCGCGGCGGACTGCGTGAAATCGTCGGGCGGGAAAAGCGGCAAGAAATATGTCTTCCCGTTTGTGACAAAAAACGCCGGCGCCTGGTTTACCAAGAATGGCGGGAGATATAATTACGTGCCGCTGGCCGGAAATTTCTTCGGTTTTATCAAGAAACCCGAAGAACGGGTGCATTGCCCCGCCCTGGACGAACTGATCAAGCGGCTCGGCGTTTTCAGGAAAAAAAGGGGCCCCGACTATTACGGAAGAATCCACGACCTCATGAGCGGGAAGAAGGGGAAAAACATCCTCAACGAGATGACTGAACTCCATCTGCGGCAGCGGCTGGAGCAGGTCGGCCGCGAGCGGATGTCCCGCCTGAGAAAGGCGGCCATCGCGGTCACGACCGCGGCCTTGACAATTGCGCTTCTTGTCGCGGGATACCTGCAGTATGCCTCCCGCGCCCTTACCGCCGAGCAGTCCGCAAAGGCCGAGGCGGCCGCCGCGGGCCCTTCACAAAAGAAAGATACCGTTGCGGCCGTTGCGCCCGCGGCACCGGCTCCGAAGAGCGGGCGTTACATCAAAAGGGAGGACGCAAGGACCTACACGGTGCCGCAGTACCGGTCCGCGAGAATCGACGTGAGGTATCTGAAATTCGCCGTTCTCGATTCCCTTGACGCGTCAACGCACATTTCACCCGACACCCTTCCGTTTTTCAAGGTCACCAGCCTCGACCGGAAATTCATCGTGGATTACCCGAATAAACTGCTGCTTTCGGTAAAGGGCCAGAAACTGAAACCCGGGCCGCATCCGGTGAAAATCGAGGCGAGCAATCCGGAATGCAAGCCGCTTGCCACCACCATCGCGATCATGGTGACCCAGTCGCAACCGTCGGCACCGCCGGTGCAGGCACCCGTCCCGCCGCAGGTGGTCCAGCCGGCGGCGCCGCCGCAGGCGATCCGGCCCACGGCAAGTGTGCTGTGCGGCGGTGTTTACAAATTGGAACACATCGAAAAAGGGGACGAGCTCGACGACGTCTGGCACACCGAAAAGGAAAAATTCGTCGACGAGGGCGGGACCATCTACGTGTACCGGCAGGGCGCAAAAGAAATCATTACCGCTAATCCAAAGCCGGGCACGCATCTGTATTTTACCAAGGAGTATCTACTTTCCAAACCCATGCCGGTGCTCGTGACCAACGGGGACCTGATTTCGCATGACAGGGGGCTGCTGGAAAAGTGCCTTAAGTCGAAGAAATAG